One Oceanispirochaeta sp. genomic window, ATGAGAATCAGAGGAATATGTGTATCTATGAGGGAGAGGCTTTTCATAAAAAAGAAGTTTGGTATAAGAGTGACTTCAATCGGCATCATCAGAGCACTAAGCAGAAGAAGAAATAATACATTTTTTCCCTTGAACTTCATCTTGGCAAAGGCATATCCAGCCAGGCCTGAAATGAATAGATTCCCCATTGTCACCAGAGAGGCAATGTAGAGGCTGTTCAAAAACTGCTTTGCAAAAGGCTGATATGCAAAAGCTTCTGTGTAGTTACTCCACTTCCAGCTGACGGGGAGTAAACGAGGCATACCAAAAATCTGATCAGGAGTATTCAATGAATTGATCATCATCCACCAGAAAGGATAGACAAAGGGAATCACAAGAAGCGTCAGAATAATATACTGACCTATTTTTGGAGCCATGCGGGTCATTGTCGACCTGTTGAAGGATACGGGATTACTAATTTTCATAATGACTGATCCTTTTGCGGGTACTCCATTGAATCGCCGTCAAAACTAATACAAAGACAAAGAGTACCAATGCGACAGCACTGGCATATCCATACTGAAAAAACTGAAATGCCTGATAGTAGATGTAGTACACCAGGACCATTGTAGAATTGCTTGGTCCTCCTGCAGTGAGAAGGAGGATGGTATCAAAGACTTTCAACGATCCGATGACTGTAATGATGGTAACCATTAAAAGTGTCGGCATTAAAAGAGGGACCGTGATTTGAAGAAAGATCCTGATTCTTCCTGCCCCATCGATCCGGGCTGCCTCATAATAATGCTGAGGAAGATTCATAACTGCAGCCAGAAAAATAATCACATTCATTCCCAGATTTTTGAGAACTCTATTGATGATGACGCTGAACATGGCCCAACCCGGTTCAAACAGCCAGTTCGGCCCC contains:
- a CDS encoding carbohydrate ABC transporter permease, producing the protein MKISNPVSFNRSTMTRMAPKIGQYIILTLLVIPFVYPFWWMMINSLNTPDQIFGMPRLLPVSWKWSNYTEAFAYQPFAKQFLNSLYIASLVTMGNLFISGLAGYAFAKMKFKGKNVLFLLLLSALMMPIEVTLIPNFFFMKSLSLIDTHIPLILIPIFGAQGAFTTFMTRQFFITIPDELEEAANLDGLTPFNTFVKIIVPISTPVFSATAILSFLYSWNSFLEPLVFNDNISLFTIPLALANFNDSYGLPQWHLQLAAATASVLPILIVYVIFQKKIINAMAFSGLKG
- a CDS encoding carbohydrate ABC transporter permease → MTGIHKKKVTPYIFIAPQMVGYLLFVLGPLIAVLVYSFQDRNLLTGINQFVGLQNFSKMFRHDPIFWKTIGNTITFSLGQVPLNILLSLAIAIMLSRQFRGVGFFRTLFFSPVVTSAVAWAIVWKFLLQGGEQGAVNALLGIIGIQGPNWLFEPGWAMFSVIINRVLKNLGMNVIIFLAAVMNLPQHYYEAARIDGAGRIRIFLQITVPLLMPTLLMVTIITVIGSLKVFDTILLLTAGGPSNSTMVLVYYIYYQAFQFFQYGYASAVALVLFVFVLVLTAIQWSTRKRISHYEN